Proteins from a genomic interval of Pectinophora gossypiella chromosome 28, ilPecGoss1.1, whole genome shotgun sequence:
- the LOC126379109 gene encoding probable multidrug resistance-associated protein lethal(2)03659 — MDPGYFDTERKENPKDNANIFSRITFWYTRTLFAKGRKGQLSISDVYRCSPETKAAPRGDVMGQKWKKQLQKQEKGKNPSLLKAIMKIHGFSFFLGNFIFALVDASIRLSIPMCLEGLIKYFSPSHSGITSQQAYLYALGVVGLMALNATIIHPMLLWLLTMSVKIRVACCSLIYRKLLRLDLTVGGKASEGLAGHVVNLLTTDAQRFDMASLFLVDLVRTPIECVLIIYLMYRQIGVATLSGVAFLLMFIPLQAYLGKISSKLRRKTAIRTDNRIRLMNEVIQSIEAIKMYAWEEAFVRIIGQARKKEMNVIKKMSWLRAVMLSCVKLNTKVAIFLSIISFLALDNDLTAAKVFVIFSYYEMLKYTLVDFLPLAITFTLEAYVSVKRMQEFLLLPEVDNQDGVDLLNISEETTEKTKVFEKIGNGQQTYIKSDSNLDRGKQELITLKGFTAHWKNAGDVTQERKIPALSDINLTIKPESLTTVVGTVGSGKSTLLQAMLRELSPTSGTLRVNGVVAYASQDPWLFEASVRQNILFGQDMDLRRYKQVIKCCQLKSDLEILSHGDKTIVGERGASLSGGQRARISLARCVYQHADVYLLDDPLAAVDAKVAQAIYEECIRGFLRDKATVLVTHHVQYARHADAVCVMRGGKIVAQGTYSELKSGAVEFNKLVEMGERDHEEKQKKTSYETQESTEHNHKLRTQRSMSEASQLSFNLDLDNNLDPKYEGESQNKGSVASSVYVGYIKSGGGKLAMSLLFALFLCAQVFYSATDVWLKEWVNIEEANSAAVVAARNSSDNPPPDFTALPNNVFHLTREQCVMMYAALIVTCAVFTWNKLVVFYNTCIRASARLHDHMFRGVTNAPMWFFHHNPSGRILNRFSKDIGQVDTLLPVALVDCLGFFLEVIAILVVVCLVNWWLLLPTAVVATLLFLLRSLFLNTSRELKRIEAIARSQSLNHCAATVSGLNTIRSSGEQQRTIAREFDKLQDLHSASWSLVLDTNRAFGFWMDMVCCLYLALVTFSFFLFASEGGNVGLAITQVIGLVGMCQYGMRQTAEVENQMTSVERILEYTNLPPEQPMDVDEVALKNNHPGLDFDKWPSKGEIVFEDVSLEYEKPPKKDQPHPPPVSEAMKVEEPVFAIRGVSFTVRPAEKVAVVGRTGAGKSSLIAALFRLSKVCGRVSVDGVCPQQAGLRAWRSRLCALPQRPALFAATLRDNLDPGGRHSDAQIHAALQQVELTELVSNLPAGLSTRLGDGGGNLSSGQRQLLCLARAALAGCNVLVLDEATANVDTETDKHIQETIRSKFADSTVLTIAHRLNTVMDYDRVIVMDKGRVVESGHPHELLTMSAATRSETPQRRSLLSKGQAPLAIPENFTFESKTRLEDHNETVVLSRDRIRTYSNRSEASEAEPQGIFKSLVEQTGPETARMLYQMAEESYNKMQQKKTA; from the exons ATGGATCCAGGTTATTTTGATACCGAGCGGAAGGAAAATCCGAAAGACAACGCTAATATATTCTCCAGAATTACATtttg GTATACACGAACACTTTTCGCTAAAGGCAGAAAAGGACAGCTTAGCATATCAGACGTCTATAG ATGTTCGCCAGAAACGAAGGCGGCGCCGCGCGGCGATGTAATGGGACAAAAATGGAAGAAGCAGTTACAAAAACAAG aaaaggGCAAGAATCCGTCTCTTCTGAAGGCTATCATGAAAATTCATGGATTCAGTTTTTTCTTAGGCAACTTTATATTCGCGTTAGTGGATGCTAGTATACG gttATCAATACCAATGTGTCTAGAAGggttaataaaatacttttcgcCGTCACATTCGGGTATAACATCGCAACAAGCTTATTTGTATGCTTTGGGCGTGGTTGG gcTAATGGCATTGAACGCAACGATAATACACCCAATGTTGCTGTGGTTATTGACCATGAGTGTAAAAATACGAGTGGCGTGTTGCTCGCTCATATATAgaaag CTTCTCCGCCTAGATTTGACTGTAGGCGGCAAAGCCTCGGAAGGCTTGGCCGGCCATGTGGTGAACCTGCTGACGACAGACGCCCAGCGGTTCGACATGGCGTCTCTGTTCCTGGTGGACCTGGTCAGGACCCCCATAGAGTGTGTGCTCATCATTTACTTGATGTACAGGCAGATCGGTGTTGCCACGCTCTCTGGAGTCGCGTTCCTGCTGATGTTCATACCGCTACAAG CGTACCTGGGCAAGATATCGAGCAAGTTGCGCCGCAAGACAGCCATCAGGACTGACAACCGCATCCGGCTGATGAACGAGGTGATACAGAGCATCGAGGCCATCAAGATGTACGCCTGGGAGGAGGCCTTCGTGAGGATCATCGGACAAGCCAGGAA AAAAGAAATgaacgttataaaaaaaatgtcgtgGCTCCGGGCTGTGATGCTGTCCTGTGTAAAACTGAACACCAAAGTGGCCATCTTTCTTTCCATCATATCTTTCCTTGCTTTAGATAACGATTTGACAGCTGCTAAAGTGTTCGTCATCTTTTCCTACTACGAAATGCTAAAGTACACTTTGGTGGATTTTTTGCCTTTAGCAATCACTTTCACTTTGGAAGCCTATGTCAGTGTGAAGAGGATGCAAGAGTTCTTGCTTTTGCCCGAAGTCGATAACCAAGATGGCGTCGACTTGTTGAATATAAGTGAAGAGACGACTGAGAAGACGAAAGTTTTTGAAAAGATTGGCAATGG acaacaaacatacataaagtccgACTCGAACCTGGACCGTGGTAAACAGGAGCTGATCACCCTGAAGGGGTTCACAGCGCACTGGAAGAACGCCGGCGACGTGACCCAGGAGAGGAAGATACCAGCACTCAGTGATATTAATCTTACC ATCAAACCGGAATCCCTGACGACTGTAGTGGGCACAGTTGGCTCTGGGAAGTCGACGCTGCTGCAGGCGATGTTACGAGAGCTGTCACCCACCAGTGGAACCCTCAGGGTCAATGGCGTGGTGGCGTATGCCTCGCAGGACCCCTGGTTGTTCGAGGCTTCC GTCCGCCAGAACATCCTGTTCGGTCAAGACATGGACCTGCGGCGGTACAAGCAGGTCATCAAGTGTTGCCAGCTCAAGAGTGACCTCGAGATACTCTCGCATGGAGACAAGACTATCGTTGGCGAACGAG GTGCCTCTCTGTCTGGTGGTCAACGCGCGAGGATATCTCTGGCGCGGTGCGTGTACCAACATGCAGATGTCTATCTCTTGGACGATCCGCTAGCCGCTGTCGACGCTAAG GTGGCCCAAGCGATCTATGAGGAGTGCATCCGCGGCTTCCTCCGCGACAAGGCGACCGTGCTGGTGACGCACCACGTGCAGTACGCCAGACACGCTGACGCCGTGTGTGTCATGAGGGGGGGCAAG ATCGTAGCCCAGGGTACGTACAGCGAGCTGAAGAGCGGCGCGGTGGAGTTCAACAAGCTGGTGGAGATGGGAGAGAGAGATCACGAGGAGAAGCAGAAGAAGACCAGCTACGAGACGCAGGAGAGCACG GAACACAACCATAAACTGCGCACGCAACGATCAATGTCCGAGGCGTCACAGTTATCATTCAATCTGGATTTAGACAACAATTTGGATCCAAAATACGAGG GTGAGAGCCAGAACAAGGGCTCGGTGGCCAGCAGCGTGTACGTGGGGTACATCAAGAGCGGCGGCGGCAAGCTGGCGATGTCGCTGCTGTTCGCGCTGTTCCTGTGCGCGCAGGTGTTCTACTCCGCCACCGACGTCTGGCTCAAGGAGTG GGTAAATATCGAGGAGGCCAATAGCGCTGCAGTGGTCGCAGCCAGAAATTCCTCCGACAATCCTCCTCCAG ACTTCACAGCACTTCCGAACAACGTGTTCCACCTCACGAGGGAGCAGTGTGTGATGATGTACGCTGCGCTAATCGTGACATGCGCAGTGTTCACTTGGAACAAGCTGGTCGTCTTCTACAACACGTGTATACGCGCTTCGGCGCGGCTGCACGACCACATGTTCAG AGGTGTAACGAACGCTCCGATGTGGTTCTTCCACCACAATCCATCAGGGCGTATCCTCAACCGCTTCTCCAAGGATATAGGGCAGGTGGACACCTTGCTGCCAGTCGCCTTGGTCGACTGTCTTGGG TTCTTTCTGGAGGTGATAGCGATTCTGGTGGTCGTCTGCTTGGTCAACTGGTGGCTTTTACTGCCGACAGCAGTTGTCGCCACGCTGCTGTTCCTGCTGCGAAGCTTGTTCCTCAACACCAGTCGAGAGCTCAAGAGGATTGAAGCTATTG CACGAAGTCAATCCCTGAACCACTGCGCGGCAACAGTATCAGGACTCAACACTATCAGATCCTCAGGGGAACAGCAGCGCACCATCGCCAGAGAGTTCGACAAACTTCAGGATCTTCACTCAGCTAGCTGGTCTCTGGTCCTGGATACTAACAGAGCCTTCGGCTTCTGGATGGACATGGTCTGCTGTTTATACCTGGCGCTGGTGACGTTTAGTTTCTTCCTGTTTGCTAGCGAAG GCGGCAACGTGGGGCTGGCCATCACCCAGGTGATCGGCCTGGTGGGCATGTGCCAGTACGGGATGAGGCAGACGGCCGAGGTGGAGAACCAGATGACGTCA GTGGAGAGGATATTGGAGTACACGAACCTGCCTCCTGAGCAGCCGATGGACGTGGACGAGGTGGCGCTCAAGAACAACCATCCCGGACTGGACTTCGACAAGTGGCCTAGCAAAG gAGAAATAGTGTTCGAAGACGTATCCTTGGAGTACGAGAAACCCCCGAAGAAGGACCAACCACACCCCCCGCCCGTCTCCGAAGCCATGAAG GTAGAGGAGCCAGTGTTCGCCATCCGCGGGGTGAGCTTCACAGTGCGGCCAGCGGAGAAGGTGGCCGTGGTGGGCAGGACCGGCGCGGGGAAGAGCTCGCTCATTGCTGCACTGTTCAG GCTCAGCAAGGTGTGTGGCCGCGTGTCGGTGGACGGCGTGTGTCCGCAGCAGGCGGGGCTGCGCGCGTGGCGCTCGCGGCTGTGCGCGCTGCCGCAGCGGCCCGCGCTGTTCGCCGCCACGCTGCGGGACAACCTCGACCCCGGCGGCCGCCACAGCGACGCGCAGATACACGCCGCGCTGCAGCAG GTGGAGCTGACCGAGCTGGTGTCGAACCTGCCGGCGGGGCTGTCCACCCGGCTGGGCGACGGCGGCGGCAACCTGTCCAGCGGCCAGCGCCAGCTGCTGTGCCTGGCGCGGGCCGCCCTCGCCGGCTGCAACGTGCTGGTGCTGGACGAGGCCACCGCCAACGTCGACACCGA GACCGACAAGCACATCCAAGAGACCATTCGCAGCAAGTTCGCAGACTCCACCGTGCTCACCATAGCACACAGGCTGAACACTGTCATGGATTACGACAGGGTCATCGTAATGGACAA AGGGCGCGTGGTGGAGAGTGGTCACCCGCACGAGCTGTTGACGATGTCAGCAGCGACCAGGAGTGAGACGCCGCAGCGCCGGTCGCTGCTCTCCAAAGGACAG GCGCCGCTAGCTATCCCGGAGAACTTCACGTTTGAATCAAAGACACGTCTTGAAGACCACAACGAGACTGTCGTACTGTCACGAGACCGGATACGCACATATTCCAACAG